GGACAGAAAACAGGTTTTTCAGAAGTTTATTTCAATACCCTTGAAAATAAGGGAAGCTGGATTCACCTCGCGAAGTCTGCAAAGATTTTTGTTTCTGATGATAACAGGAATTTTAAACTGATTAAAGAAATCGGAACGGCAGAAATCCAAAATGCGAAAGGAAAAATCATATTGAATGTAGGAACACAAAATGCAAAATACCTGAAAGTAAGTATTGAAAATGCAGGAATTATTCCGGCTGGAAACCCGGGAGCAGATTCAAAGGCATGGTTGTTTGTAGATGAAATTGGCGTAAATTAGCTTAATTAGAAAAAAATGCAGGACGATACCATACTTTCTTCAGAATTTTCATCATCACCGGATCTGGTAGAAAAGTTGTATCAGTATGGTACAACCAAAAACTACCATGAAGGAGATATTATTTTAGATGAAAATGCTTCTATCCGTTCCATTCCCATCGTTATGAAAGGAATGCTGAAAGTCATCAGGACTGAAGAAGACGGACGTGAAATTTTACTGTACTACATCAAAGCGGGAGAAAGCTGTATCATGTCTTTTCTCGGAGGGATGCATAATGAAAAAAGCATTGTAAAAGCCGAGATTGAGGAAGATGCTGAAATCCTTTTTCTTCCTGTAGACAAAGTGTCTTTATTTATCAAGGAACACCCGGAATGGTTAGACTATATCTTCAGATTGTATCATAAAAGATTTGAAGAACTTTTGGATATCATCAATGCCATTGCTTTCAAAAAAGTAGATGAAAGGCTATTGAATCTGCTGCATAAAAAATCTGAACTTACCCATTCTGAAACCATCAACACAACTCATGAACAGCTTGCGAATGAGCTGGGAACCGCAAGAGTAGTAGTCTCCAGACTCCTTAAACAACTGGAAGAAGACGGAAAACTAAAGCTTGGTAGAAACAAAATCACCCTGCTGAAAACCCTTAGTTCATAACGACTTTCTCAATTTTATAAAAAGTAGATATGTTCCCCTCCTTTGGGGTGGAGAAAATTCAAAGAATTTTTGATGGGGTGGTCAGCGATTATCAAAAACCAAAGATAAAGCAATCTCAAAATTGAAAGATTATTCCATCTCCGAAAACAACCTCTTCGTGTCCTTTGTGAACATATTAGTGTTCATTCGTGTTAAATCTTGCTTTATGTAACAAAAGTAGCAGTAAACTTTCTTTCACTTTCCCATTTTTGCATCAGAATTATTTGAATAGTGAAATGGAAATTATAGGGTATGCATCAGCAGTTTTAATCGGGGTTTCTCTCGGTCTGATCGGAGGTGGAGGAAGTATTCTCACCGTTCCCGTTCTGGTTTATCTTTTTGGTATTGATGCCTTTCTGGCAACGGAATATTCCCTTTTTATAGTGGGAACAAGCAGTTTGGTGGGATCAATGTCATATTTTAAAAAAGGTTTGGTTAATTTTAAAATGGTACTGATATTCGGAATTCCTTCTGTGGTTTCCATTTTTCTGACCAGAATGTATCTTCTTCCCTTGATTCCTGAGGAAGTATTCAGAATACAGAACTTTACCATTACCAGAGACATTTTTTTTATTATTGATTTTTGCAGGCCTGATGATTCTGGCTTCTTATAAAATGATAAAGAGCAATGTTTCAGAAAAACTGTCAGAAAGAGCTACAGATAAGAATAATACTTTGCTGGCGGCAGGACAGGGTTCTGTTGTAGGTGTTTTAACCGGATTGGTGGGAGCCGGAGGTGGTTTTATGATTATTCCGGCATTGGTTAACCTTTTGAAAATTCCTATGAAGATTGCGATAGGAACTTCTTTAGTTATTATCTCCTTCAATTCTTTGATAGGCTTCTTCTCTTCTGTAGATCACGTAAAAATAGAATGGAAACTACTGGTTTCTATTACAGCTATTGCCATTGCAGGAATTATAATAGGCTCTCAGTTATCAAAAAAGATAGATGGTAAAAAACTGAAACCTGCATTTGGATGGTTTATTCTGGTGATGGGTATTTATATTATCACCAAAGAAATCTTCCTTTAATGTTCTTATGTAACAAAAGTAGCTGTAGAGGAAAAAAGAAAGGAGGAGATTTGTATCCGATAACAAAATCAATATAAGTAATATGAAAATAGAACAGATTTATACAGGATGCCTGGCACAGGGAGCTTACTATATCACTTCAGCCGGAGAAGCAGCTATCATTGATCCTTTAAGGGAAATACAGCCTTATATCAACAGATTACAAGAAGATGAAGTACAGTTGAAATATATTTTTGAGACCCATTTTCATGCTGATTTTGTAAGTGGACATCTTGATTTAAGCCATAAAACGGGTGCTCCAATTGTGTATGGGCCAACTGCAAATCCTGAGTTTGAAGCCATTATTGCAGAAGATCATCAGATATTTGAAATAGGAAATGTTAAAATCAAAGTTCTTCATACACCTGGACACACCCTTGAAAGTTCATGCTATTTGTTGATTGATGAAAATAGTATTGAAAAAGCACTTTTCAGCGGTGATACTTTATTCCTTGGAGATGTAGGCCGTCCGGATCTGGCACAGAAAGGAGTGAATATGACTCAGGAAGAACTGGCAGGACTTTTATACGACAGTTTGTACCATAAAATTTTGCCTTTACATGACGATATTATTGTATTTCCTGCTCACGGAGCCGGTTCTGCCTGTGGTAAAAATATGCATAAAGAAACGGTAGATACATTGGGAAATCAGAAAAAGACCAACTATGCTTTGAATCAAAAAGACAGACAGAGTTTTATAAAAGAAGTAACAGATGGACTTTTACCTCCTCCTGCTTATTTTGGAATGAATGTTATGATGAATAAAAAAGGATACAGCAGTTTTGATGAGGTCCTTTCACAGGGACTGCATGCACGGTCTCCGGAACAGTTCGAGGAAATTGCTGAAGCTTCAGGAGCTTTAATTTTAGATGTAAGAAACAACAGTGAGTTTGCAAAAGGTTTTATCCCACAATCGGTAAATATAGGACTGGACGGTGATTTTGCCCCTTGGGTAGGTGCTTTAATTGCTGATGTGAACCAACCTATTCTTCTGGTAACGGAAAAAGGAACCGAAGAAGAAGCTGTAACGAGATTAAGCAGAGTAGGGTTCGATCATATTTTAGGATTTTTGGATGGAGGTTTTAAAGCCTGGAAAAAGAGCGGAAAAGAAACAGACTTTGTCAACCGTATCTCTGCAGAACAGTTTGAAATGGAAATAAAAGAAAAAGAAGCAAGAATCATTGATATAAGAAGAGAAAGTGAATATCATGCAGAGCATATTCATGAAGCCTACAGTATGCCTTTAGCATATATTAATGAATGGATTAATGGATTGCGAACAGAAGAACATTTTTATATGCATTGTGGAAGCGGATATAGAAGTACAATGGCCGCAAGCATCCTTCAGGCAAGAGGATATAGGAATTTTACAGAAATTGAAGGAGGTTTTAAAGCTATTGCATCCACAACAAATATTCCTAAAAGTGATTTTGTGTGTCAGACTAAAATTTTAAATAAATTAGATAAAAAATAAAAAATGCTGGAAATTATAAAAGAACCCTGGCCGTGGTATATTGCCGGCCCGCTGATCGGACTTACTGTCCCTGCCTTATTATTGATGGGAAATAAATCCTTTGGAATCAGTTCCTCACTTAGGCATATCTGCGCGGCATGTATACCTGCCAATGTGAACTTTTTCAAATACGACTGGAAAAAAGAAGCCTGGAATTTATTTTTTGTACTCGGAATTTTCTTCGGAGGAATGATTGCTGCCAATTTTTTGCTTAATCCTGCAGAAATAACTGTTAATCTTAATTTAAAAACCGAACTGGAAGGCTACGGAATTACAGATTACAGCAATCTGGTTCCAATACAGCTGATGAACTTTGAAAACCTGTTGACCTGGAAAGGATTTATCATAATGGTTATTGGCGGTTTTTTAGTAGGTTTTGGAACAAGATACGCAGGAGGATGTACCAGCGGACATGCGATTATGGGGCTTTCCAATTTGCAGTGGCCTTCTTTGGTGGCAACAATCTGTTTTATGATAGGTGGTTTTTTAATGGCCAATCTTATTCTGCCTGTGATCCTTTCCCTGTAAGTTTAATTTTTAAAGAGAATTTGAAATAATGATAAAAGAAAAAGAACAGAATATACATCGGCAAGGTACTGTTTGTGTGAATGAAAATACAATTACTCGTCCATGGTATCACAACCTGAAGTATCTTGCTGCAGGAGTTATATTCGGGATTATATTCGTGAAAGCGGAAGTGATCAGCTGGTTCAGAATACAGGAAATGTTTCGTCTCCAGTCTTTCCATATGTACGGAATCATCGGAAGTGCTGTATTGGTAGGAATGATTTCAGTATGGCTGATCAAAAAATTCAAAATAAAAACAATATATGGAGAATCCATCACACTTACCCCTAAGAAGTTCAATAAAGGTCAGATTTACGGAGGATTGATATTTGGTTTTGGCTGGGCCATTACCGGAGCCTGTCCCGGACCTCTTTTTGCTCAGATCGGAACAGGAGCTTTGGCAGTATCCGTTACGCTGTTGAGTGCTGTTGCTGGAACATGGGTATATGGATATTTCAGAGACAAATTACCCCATTAATACCTTAAAAAAAGACTGTAGAAAATAATCTGCAGTCTTTTTAAGTATAAAATTATGAATAAATGAAGTTCTCTGCGCCTAAAGCCATATAAAGATTAATGCGCTCTATTCGGTACTGAAGTTCAAGGCTGATGAGGTTCATTTCATTTTTCAGGAGATCCCTCTGTTTACGGATCAGTACAAAACTGTTGTTTGTGCCTACCTTTATTTGTTTTTCGGTGAGAGTAATATTGTTTTTCAGTTCACTGACGGCCTTAGTAGTAAAAGTAAGCTGTTTTTCAATGGAATGGAGATTAGCCAAAGAAGATTCCACTTCGTTCAAAGCATTCAGAACAGTTTTTGAATATTCTTCAACGACCTGTTTCTGCTGGGAATTTTTTATCTCCACATTCTTTTTTAGTTTTCCGCTGTTGAATAACGGTGAAACTAATCCACCACCCACTTTTAATAAAGGATTGGAAAATAAAGAATTAATGGATTCTACATTACTTCCGGCAGAGCCAAGAGACGCACTGATGCTCAATGAAGGAAGTCTTGCCGCTTTTGCCTGCTGTACTTCATAAAAAGCCCTTTCAATCTGAAAATGACTGGCCTGTATGTCTGATCTGTTTTCCAGAAGTTCAAGAGGAAAAGATGCAGGAATGCTGTTCACTGCAGGACTAAAAAAGTTTTGGGTGGCCAGTTTTCCTTCCGGATATTTTCCGGTGAGCAGTTCCAGAGATCTTCTGGATTGTGTATTCGCGTTTTTTACTTTTTCCAGATAACCTTGCAGAGAAATAATCTCTGCTGTTATATTGGAAATATCTAAGGCATTTGCCGTTCCTACCTTCTTTTGAATGATATACAGCTTTTCCAGATCTTTAGACTTCTGAACGTAACTTTCAATCTTATCTTCCTGAATATTTCCCGCAATATTCAGAAAATAAGCTTTCGCAATCATCCCAGCGATAGATTGATGCAGCAAGATATTCTGATGTTTTGCAGAAAAATAATTGCTGGTGCTTGCCATCTGTGAAGATTTATTTTTCCCCCAAAGATCAATCTCCCAATTGGCTTTTAATGCAAGACGTCTGATCTGAGTATCACTTACTAAATTATTGGAAGTATTGGCTACTGCGCTTACACTGGGATAAAGATCACTTCCTGCAATTTCCATCGCCAGTTCAATCTGATTCAGTTTTTCCTTAGCAATAATCAGATCAGGATTGTACATCATTCCTTCGTTAATCAGAGTTTCCAGTTGAGGAGTTTTAAGATCATCGATCCAGTCATAGGAAATTGATTTTGCGTTCGCTTTTCTGTCGAAGATCCATTCATCCGGGATTTCTATATGAGAAGCAATTTCACTCTTTTCTTTAAGCTGGTTTATATTTTCCTTAGTCGGCTCTTTATAACCAAGGCATGAACTTAAACTTACGGAAAGTACACCTAATAAAATTAATTTCTTGTACATGTTAATGAAGTTTAGGAATCAGATAGTTGATTTTACTGTTGACACGCACCATTACTTTTCGGATGAGATGAAGCGGTTTGATATGGTCAGAATAAATGACAGCTGTTCCTCTTGCCCCAACTGTAAGCTGTTTCTGGCTGTCTTCCAATACAAACTTGGCAATAAGTTTTCCATCAGTTTCAGGTAATTGTCTGGCCGTGTCAGGAAGTCCGGCTGTAGAACCGTTACCTCCCAGCATTCCTCCTGCATTATTCATGATTCCCTGGCTGGTAGCATCTATTACATATTCAAGTCTGGCTTTCACTACCTTTCCCGGTTCAGTTTTAAGAGCCAGTTCCACTTCATCACCGTTTTTTACCGTTTCCAGCTCGTTTTGGGCAAAAAATCCAATCACTGACTGTTGCTTCTGAATCAGAACGAATGCAGATTTGAAAGGTGCCATGATCGCTCCTTCATTCAGCTGAACATTGGGAATTACTCCATCGGTAGGGGCCAGAACAACTGTTTGTGAAAGGTTCCATTTCGCCTGATCCAGTTTTGCCTGAATTTCAGACACTGATGAATTTTCTCCACCATAAGATGCATTGGACTTCGTTTCCAAAGATTGCTGCTGTGACTGTGCAGCACTGATTCTGGACTGCAGATCCTGTACATTGGTGACTGCCTGCTCAAGATCAAATTTATTGGCCGCTCCTGCTTCCACCAATTCCTTATACTGAGCTGCTCTTTTATTAGCCAGTTTCAACTGTGACTGTAAACCTGCAATATTTTTTCTGGAAGCTGAGATATCTGTATCATAAGAACTTACAGTTGCTTTCATATTGCTTAGCTTAGCCTCCAGAGACTTTATTTCCTGTATGTAAGGCTCTTTGTCTAATACAAATAAGGTATCTCCTTTCTTTACTTCCTGATTGGTAGTGACATATACTTTTTTCACTTTCCCCAAAACCTGAGTGGTAATATCCACACTTCTGTTTCCTACCTTTACATCAGAAGTAATGGGGCAGTAGTAATTTAAACTCAATATCAAAGCAATAGATCCGAAGATAGGCAATGAATATACCACCACCTGTGTGGTAAAGGTCCAGGGGATTAGTTTAAATTTTTTAATAAGAAGCCAGCATATTCCGGCATATATTGCGACTAGTAATTCCAGCATGTTTGTTAATTTTCGAGGGTTTTAAGTTCTTCTTCCGTGATTTGCGTGTCTTCTTCAGGAATATTCTGGCTGCCATAATCATAGTTGGCCCAGATTAAAGCAACCGGCCATAAAAGGCCTCCAAAAACAAGGGAAAGGAGGCACATACTTTTTATGGCGTTCAGTTGAGGGTGTTTCTTTTTTTCTGCTACTTTTTCCGGATAAATATGAACTTTCCAGAAAAGATAGATTCCTGCAATAGGTAAAACCAGTAGGATTAACCATGATGCAGCGTTAGCTATATTGTCTTCCAAATTGCCTGTTGATGCCTGAACAAAATTGCATGAAAATAACAGGCAAAGAAGTAAGGATGTTCTTTGCATAAAATAATTGTATAAGGTAATAATGAAATGTAAACAAGGTTGTAACCGGCCGTCAGTATAGATCCGTCTGGTTACTATGAATCTTAAGATAGATTAAAGATGATTCAATAATAAGATGCTTTTTTAGATGATATTTTTCCCATTTTGCTTTTAATTGTTGGTGTAACAGTATTTTCAGTAAGCAAAAATAGAATGAATAAAGTGAGAAAAAGTATTCCTAAGTTATTTTTTTCTTTCGTTCCTTTTTTTATGGATACGGGCTGTCATCCTTGAAAGTGAGTTCGGAGTAATACCCAGAAAATTAGCAATATACTTTCTGTTGGCATTCTGTGAAGTAAAAGGACGGGTTTCCAAAAATTCCTCATACCGGGAATGTGGAGAAGTAGAACAAAATTGTTCTGTACGTACTTTTAATATACTGATGATCTGTTTTAAAGATTTGAGATATACATTATAAATACCTCTGTTCTGAAATGCAGCTTCTTCAAATTCATTCTTATTGAACAGGAAAATCTGACTTTCTAATACAGCTTCTATAGTATATTTTCCCTCATTTTCATTAGCATAAGACTCAGGGCTTTCCATAATAGCAGCTTCCTTTTCAGAGGGGAGAAAAAGATTGCTTTCAACCCCATCTTCATCATCAAAGAAAAACCTTAATAATCCATGCGAAAGAATAAATAATTGATTGAAAGACTTACCGGGTTCTGCCAGCTTTTCTTTTCTTTGAAGCAGTTTTGGGGTACTGATATTGACCAAAATAGTAATTTCCTCATCAGAGAGTTCCTGAAAGAAAGAGATGTTTCTGAAAGTTTTAAATGAGTCTATCACAGCAGTAAAGATAATAAAAATAATACATGGATATTCGTTGAGCCGCCATGAGGATTTCATAGAAGTTTTTTTTAGATTTGTGGGTATTATACAATTTGAGATACCATGAACAATAACCGAAGAAGTTTTATTAAAAAACTGGGAATTGCAACAGCCGCATTTGCCGTAAACCCATTGGATCTAATGGCTGCCGAATTACCGGAATCTACTGTCAAAGCTGTCAATAAACCGATTGTCCTCTCTACCTGGAATTTCGGATTAAAAGCTAACGAAGAAGCATGGACAATCCTTGGAAAAGGAGGAAAAGCTTTGGATGCGGTTGAAAAAGGAGTTCGTCTTGTAGAATTGGATCCTAAAGAAAGAAGTGTTGGGTATGGAGGCCGTCCGGACAGAGATGGAAGAGTAACACTGGATGCCTGTATCATGGATGAAAATTATAATATTGGTTCAGTAGCATGTCTGGAGCATGTGAAAAACCCAATATCTGTTGCCAGAGCTGTAATGGAAAAAACACCCCATCTTATGCTGGTAGGTGATGGAGCATTACAGTTTGCCCTTTCGCAAGGGTTTAAAAAAGAAAATCTTCTCACTCCCGAATCCGAAAAAGAATGGAAAGAATGGTTAAAAACCAGCCAGTATAAACCAATCGCCAATATTGAAAATCACGATACCATCGGAATGATTGCGCTGGATGCACAGGGAAATCTTTCCGGAGCCTGTACTACCAGCGGAATGGCTTTTAAAATGCATGGAAGAGTAGGAGATTCCCCGATTATCGGAGCAGGTCTGTTTGTAGATAATGAAGTAGGAGCGGCTACGGCAACCGGTCATGGGGAAGAAGTGATAAGGACCGTAGGAACCCATCTTGTGGTTGAACTCATGAGGCAAGGCAGAAACCCACAGGAAGCCTGCAAAGAAGCCGTAGACAGAATTGTAAAAATCGCTCAGCGAAGAAACAAAAATCTTAAAGATATTCAGGTTGGCTTTATTGCGATCAATAAACAGGGAGAATATGGATCTTACTGTATTCAGGACGGATTCAACTTTGCGGTGTATGATCAGAAAGGAAACCGCCTTGAAAAACCGGAATTTGCTTTAAAGTAATTGTACGATCGGGCAGCATGGCAATGAGGTATACATAGATTTTATCTTTGATAAAATCTATGCACCTTAGCGCTATTCCAACAAAAAATAAAAATTCAATGGAAATGGGCTTATCCTGGCCGGTGGCGAAGGAAATCCATTGAAAAACATCAATGATATCTATTGGCTTTAGCCAAAACCTAAAAATAAATATGAAAAGAACGATTATCGCTTCCTTATTTCTGATTATCGCATGCAAGGAAGAAAAGAAGGAGATTAAAACAGATACCAAACCACAGCAGACAGAAGAGAAAGTAGTTTTAAATAATGAATCCAATGAAGCAGAAGATGCTAAAAAATGGTTGGAAAAGAACATTGTCGATTATTTTAAAGCTGATATCGGAAGTGAAGAAAAGAATATGCAGAAGATCACCACCAAAGATTATTTCAATTATAAAACGGATGCTACAAATGTAGATATGGATGTGGATGGAAGTCTTACTGAAAAAGAATTTCAGGACAAATGGAAATCGAAATTTGATACCAGTAAAGCAGGACTTGGAGTCGGTTTCCTGATCGCGGCACAGGACTGGAATAAAATTGAAGTCGGAAGCTGTGAATTAAAATCCACTTCAAAAGATGAATATATCTTTAATGTAGTGTTGAGAGATGATGGTTTTAAAGCCCAGTATCCCTCTGTGATAAAAGTAGTAAAAGAAAATGGTTCCTTTTTGATTGCAGATGTATTGCAGGATGAGCCGAAATAAAATTAAACAGATAAAGTACAATGTCAAAAATAGAAATAGCGTGTTTTAATCCTGAATCGGCGGTAATCGCTTTTGAAAACGGAGCAGACAGAATAGAATTATGTGACGGGCTCAGTGAAGGCG
The window above is part of the Chryseobacterium sp. MA9 genome. Proteins encoded here:
- a CDS encoding TolC family protein, producing the protein MYKKLILLGVLSVSLSSCLGYKEPTKENINQLKEKSEIASHIEIPDEWIFDRKANAKSISYDWIDDLKTPQLETLINEGMMYNPDLIIAKEKLNQIELAMEIAGSDLYPSVSAVANTSNNLVSDTQIRRLALKANWEIDLWGKNKSSQMASTSNYFSAKHQNILLHQSIAGMIAKAYFLNIAGNIQEDKIESYVQKSKDLEKLYIIQKKVGTANALDISNITAEIISLQGYLEKVKNANTQSRRSLELLTGKYPEGKLATQNFFSPAVNSIPASFPLELLENRSDIQASHFQIERAFYEVQQAKAARLPSLSISASLGSAGSNVESINSLFSNPLLKVGGGLVSPLFNSGKLKKNVEIKNSQQKQVVEEYSKTVLNALNEVESSLANLHSIEKQLTFTTKAVSELKNNITLTEKQIKVGTNNSFVLIRKQRDLLKNEMNLISLELQYRIERINLYMALGAENFIYS
- a CDS encoding HlyD family secretion protein encodes the protein MLELLVAIYAGICWLLIKKFKLIPWTFTTQVVVYSLPIFGSIALILSLNYYCPITSDVKVGNRSVDITTQVLGKVKKVYVTTNQEVKKGDTLFVLDKEPYIQEIKSLEAKLSNMKATVSSYDTDISASRKNIAGLQSQLKLANKRAAQYKELVEAGAANKFDLEQAVTNVQDLQSRISAAQSQQQSLETKSNASYGGENSSVSEIQAKLDQAKWNLSQTVVLAPTDGVIPNVQLNEGAIMAPFKSAFVLIQKQQSVIGFFAQNELETVKNGDEVELALKTEPGKVVKARLEYVIDATSQGIMNNAGGMLGGNGSTAGLPDTARQLPETDGKLIAKFVLEDSQKQLTVGARGTAVIYSDHIKPLHLIRKVMVRVNSKINYLIPKLH
- a CDS encoding Crp/Fnr family transcriptional regulator; this translates as MQDDTILSSEFSSSPDLVEKLYQYGTTKNYHEGDIILDENASIRSIPIVMKGMLKVIRTEEDGREILLYYIKAGESCIMSFLGGMHNEKSIVKAEIEEDAEILFLPVDKVSLFIKEHPEWLDYIFRLYHKRFEELLDIINAIAFKKVDERLLNLLHKKSELTHSETINTTHEQLANELGTARVVVSRLLKQLEEDGKLKLGRNKITLLKTLSS
- a CDS encoding DUF6691 family protein; translation: MIKEKEQNIHRQGTVCVNENTITRPWYHNLKYLAAGVIFGIIFVKAEVISWFRIQEMFRLQSFHMYGIIGSAVLVGMISVWLIKKFKIKTIYGESITLTPKKFNKGQIYGGLIFGFGWAITGACPGPLFAQIGTGALAVSVTLLSAVAGTWVYGYFRDKLPH
- a CDS encoding isoaspartyl peptidase/L-asparaginase family protein — its product is MNNNRRSFIKKLGIATAAFAVNPLDLMAAELPESTVKAVNKPIVLSTWNFGLKANEEAWTILGKGGKALDAVEKGVRLVELDPKERSVGYGGRPDRDGRVTLDACIMDENYNIGSVACLEHVKNPISVARAVMEKTPHLMLVGDGALQFALSQGFKKENLLTPESEKEWKEWLKTSQYKPIANIENHDTIGMIALDAQGNLSGACTTSGMAFKMHGRVGDSPIIGAGLFVDNEVGAATATGHGEEVIRTVGTHLVVELMRQGRNPQEACKEAVDRIVKIAQRRNKNLKDIQVGFIAINKQGEYGSYCIQDGFNFAVYDQKGNRLEKPEFALK
- a CDS encoding rhodanese-like domain-containing protein, encoding MKIEQIYTGCLAQGAYYITSAGEAAIIDPLREIQPYINRLQEDEVQLKYIFETHFHADFVSGHLDLSHKTGAPIVYGPTANPEFEAIIAEDHQIFEIGNVKIKVLHTPGHTLESSCYLLIDENSIEKALFSGDTLFLGDVGRPDLAQKGVNMTQEELAGLLYDSLYHKILPLHDDIIVFPAHGAGSACGKNMHKETVDTLGNQKKTNYALNQKDRQSFIKEVTDGLLPPPAYFGMNVMMNKKGYSSFDEVLSQGLHARSPEQFEEIAEASGALILDVRNNSEFAKGFIPQSVNIGLDGDFAPWVGALIADVNQPILLVTEKGTEEEAVTRLSRVGFDHILGFLDGGFKAWKKSGKETDFVNRISAEQFEMEIKEKEARIIDIRRESEYHAEHIHEAYSMPLAYINEWINGLRTEEHFYMHCGSGYRSTMAASILQARGYRNFTEIEGGFKAIASTTNIPKSDFVCQTKILNKLDKK
- a CDS encoding DUF3302 domain-containing protein, which gives rise to MQRTSLLLCLLFSCNFVQASTGNLEDNIANAASWLILLVLPIAGIYLFWKVHIYPEKVAEKKKHPQLNAIKSMCLLSLVFGGLLWPVALIWANYDYGSQNIPEEDTQITEEELKTLEN
- a CDS encoding Crp/Fnr family transcriptional regulator encodes the protein MKSSWRLNEYPCIIFIIFTAVIDSFKTFRNISFFQELSDEEITILVNISTPKLLQRKEKLAEPGKSFNQLFILSHGLLRFFFDDEDGVESNLFLPSEKEAAIMESPESYANENEGKYTIEAVLESQIFLFNKNEFEEAAFQNRGIYNVYLKSLKQIISILKVRTEQFCSTSPHSRYEEFLETRPFTSQNANRKYIANFLGITPNSLSRMTARIHKKRNERKK
- a CDS encoding YeeE/YedE family protein, translating into MLEIIKEPWPWYIAGPLIGLTVPALLLMGNKSFGISSSLRHICAACIPANVNFFKYDWKKEAWNLFFVLGIFFGGMIAANFLLNPAEITVNLNLKTELEGYGITDYSNLVPIQLMNFENLLTWKGFIIMVIGGFLVGFGTRYAGGCTSGHAIMGLSNLQWPSLVATICFMIGGFLMANLILPVILSL